Proteins encoded together in one Nostoc sp. PCC 7524 window:
- a CDS encoding N-acyl homoserine lactonase family protein translates to MRIHAIQSGLVSIKTCQCYSKGHGAMRLVNTILDRNWTAPLPIYSWAIEHPEGIILIDTGETARTLEPGYFPWWNPYFQFSIKPCLQPEDEVNSRLRAVGIAPEDVRWVILTHMHTDHIGGLHHFPNAEIIISRREYELTGGWGGQLRGYLTQRWPDWLDPCLIEYEPKPIGPFAESFTLTKAGDVCLIPTAGHTGGHLSVLVQLDGLSLFFAGDASYTQQLLLDQIVDGVAQDEAKSRQTLQLILQYVQEFPTVYLPSHDPDAALRLAERSIVSV, encoded by the coding sequence ATGCGGATTCACGCCATTCAAAGTGGACTGGTAAGTATCAAAACCTGTCAATGTTACAGCAAAGGTCACGGTGCCATGCGTCTAGTCAATACCATCCTTGACCGCAATTGGACTGCACCTTTACCGATTTATAGCTGGGCAATTGAACATCCAGAAGGAATTATCTTAATTGATACAGGTGAAACAGCACGCACTTTAGAACCGGGTTACTTTCCTTGGTGGAATCCTTATTTTCAATTCAGCATTAAACCATGTTTGCAACCAGAAGATGAGGTGAATTCTCGGTTGCGTGCTGTGGGGATTGCACCAGAAGATGTCAGGTGGGTGATTCTAACCCATATGCACACAGACCATATCGGCGGTCTACACCATTTTCCTAATGCTGAAATTATCATTTCTCGCCGAGAGTATGAGTTGACTGGTGGTTGGGGAGGACAGCTAAGAGGCTATTTAACTCAGCGTTGGCCTGATTGGCTTGACCCTTGCTTAATCGAGTATGAGCCAAAACCGATTGGGCCTTTTGCCGAAAGTTTCACGCTGACAAAGGCTGGAGATGTTTGCTTAATTCCCACAGCAGGGCATACTGGGGGGCATTTATCAGTTCTGGTGCAATTGGATGGACTATCCTTATTTTTTGCTGGAGATGCTTCTTATACACAGCAACTCTTGTTAGATCAGATTGTGGATGGTGTGGCTCAAGATGAAGCCAAATCTCGCCAAACACTACAGTTAATTTTGCAGTACGTACAAGAATTTCCTACGGTTTATCTTCCCAGTCATGACCCGGACGCAGCTTTGCGGTTAGCGGAACGCAGTATCGTTTCTGTGTAG
- a CDS encoding alpha/beta hydrolase, which translates to MNIIIGLIVMIVLGAVLAIANSARLVIAPKRQRLWTNPKQALGLGYEDVEFPAQDGIRLKGWFIPATHTPTATAIILHGWPWNRIGTQANDPIGDLPGSKAINIFPLTKALHDQNYNVLMFDLSNFGESEARIPVTYGVLEKRDLLGAIRYVKSRSDVDPKSIVTVGFSMGGNTVIYTLPETTDIKAAVTVQPNTSSVFGERYRADRFGMLGKLINIPVEMLYRLAGAPKTAYLQPVYAAAAIRNTPVFYVQGTGDQWGSVADVASMVAVTPNAVEPLYPETDHRFGAYQYVVDHPDTVLNFFKQYL; encoded by the coding sequence GTGAACATAATAATTGGGCTGATTGTGATGATTGTACTGGGGGCTGTGTTGGCGATCGCTAATTCGGCCCGGTTAGTGATTGCACCCAAACGGCAGCGACTTTGGACTAACCCCAAGCAAGCATTAGGTTTGGGTTATGAAGATGTGGAGTTTCCTGCCCAAGATGGTATCCGTCTCAAAGGTTGGTTCATCCCTGCGACTCACACCCCAACGGCAACTGCGATTATTTTACATGGTTGGCCTTGGAACCGCATTGGCACTCAAGCCAACGACCCCATCGGAGATTTACCCGGCAGTAAAGCCATTAATATTTTTCCTTTGACTAAAGCCTTACATGACCAAAACTATAACGTCCTGATGTTTGACCTCAGCAATTTTGGTGAAAGTGAAGCAAGAATTCCTGTCACCTATGGCGTATTAGAAAAGCGTGATTTGTTGGGAGCCATCCGCTACGTTAAAAGTCGCTCTGATGTAGACCCCAAGAGCATCGTCACCGTTGGCTTTTCTATGGGAGGCAACACCGTCATCTATACCCTGCCCGAAACCACAGATATCAAAGCTGCGGTGACTGTACAGCCTAACACTTCCTCCGTATTTGGGGAACGCTACCGCGCTGATCGATTTGGGATGTTAGGTAAATTAATTAACATCCCCGTGGAAATGCTCTATCGTTTAGCAGGCGCTCCCAAAACTGCCTACCTCCAGCCTGTTTATGCTGCTGCCGCTATCCGCAATACTCCTGTATTTTATGTACAAGGAACTGGTGATCAGTGGGGTAGTGTTGCCGATGTAGCTAGTATGGTAGCAGTTACACCCAATGCCGTAGAACCTCTTTATCCAGAAACAGACCACCGTTTTGGTGCTTATCAATACGTAGTAGATCACCCAGACACGGTACTAAATTTTTTCAAGCAGTATCTCTAA
- a CDS encoding cytochrome P450: MFIFLEINLIQPDKLAESLGLVAVLSIVALLMRSHYFPKGSNPNLPPGSYGLPLIGETIPLALDIHSFYRERVQKYGPIFKTHLFGKPVIIFNGPEAFTFFLNQEYFTRANASPKPIQELLAWDALPLLDGDEHRRRKRIILQAFTPQAFDQYIPLIEQTANYYLPRWEKLGSFVWLTEYRKFSASLTNALFIGTAPGASSEAVGEITDTFIKGFSAIPINLGFNAYGKALKNRDWLLNYIDQAIEQHRQQPRKDLLGLVLTSRGEDGSTLTDDQLRREVMHLFFAAYSGFYVALTLLSLTLAKYPEMTARARKEVNQYVPDGALDMAKLQKLVYLEQITKEIRRFYPINAATFFGQVKQDCEFHNFRIPKGWGAVAGIHTTMQMPQVFAEPQTFKPCRFAPENFATLPENSYVPQGGGPRDGHRCAGEDLVTVLLQVMGVYLLRRYTWELPPQNLEFNQDLFPTPKDGLKVKFGIHQQAV; the protein is encoded by the coding sequence ATGTTCATTTTCTTAGAAATTAATTTAATACAACCAGATAAATTGGCTGAAAGTTTAGGTCTTGTTGCTGTTTTGTCCATAGTAGCCTTACTCATGCGATCGCACTACTTCCCCAAAGGCAGCAACCCAAACCTACCCCCAGGCTCCTATGGTCTTCCCCTCATCGGTGAAACCATTCCCCTAGCCCTAGATATCCATAGCTTTTACCGCGAACGCGTGCAGAAGTATGGCCCCATCTTCAAAACCCACCTCTTCGGTAAACCCGTCATCATCTTTAACGGCCCAGAAGCTTTTACCTTCTTTCTCAACCAAGAATATTTCACCCGTGCCAATGCTAGCCCCAAACCCATACAAGAACTATTAGCCTGGGATGCCTTACCCTTATTAGATGGTGATGAACACCGGCGACGCAAACGGATCATTCTCCAAGCTTTTACACCCCAAGCCTTTGATCAATACATCCCCCTGATTGAACAAACAGCTAATTACTACCTCCCCCGTTGGGAAAAGTTAGGTAGTTTTGTCTGGTTAACTGAATACCGCAAATTCAGCGCCTCTTTAACCAATGCCTTATTTATTGGCACAGCGCCAGGGGCAAGCAGTGAGGCTGTAGGCGAAATCACCGACACCTTTATCAAAGGTTTCTCTGCCATACCCATTAACTTAGGTTTTAATGCCTATGGCAAAGCACTAAAAAACCGGGATTGGTTACTTAATTATATTGACCAAGCAATTGAGCAACATCGTCAGCAACCCCGTAAGGATTTGCTGGGTTTGGTATTAACATCTCGCGGTGAGGATGGTAGTACCCTCACAGATGACCAACTCCGCCGGGAGGTGATGCACCTATTTTTTGCGGCTTATTCCGGTTTTTACGTAGCCCTGACACTGCTGTCTCTCACCCTAGCCAAATATCCAGAGATGACCGCACGCGCTAGAAAAGAGGTGAATCAATATGTGCCTGATGGGGCGCTGGATATGGCCAAGTTGCAAAAGCTGGTGTATCTAGAACAAATCACCAAAGAAATCCGCCGCTTCTACCCCATTAACGCCGCAACCTTTTTTGGTCAGGTAAAACAAGACTGTGAGTTTCATAACTTCCGTATTCCCAAAGGTTGGGGTGCTGTTGCCGGAATTCATACCACTATGCAAATGCCCCAAGTGTTTGCTGAACCACAGACTTTTAAACCCTGTCGCTTTGCCCCAGAAAATTTTGCGACTTTACCAGAAAATAGCTACGTTCCCCAAGGGGGTGGCCCGCGAGATGGTCATCGTTGCGCTGGTGAAGATTTAGTGACTGTGCTGTTACAAGTGATGGGGGTATATTTGCTACGTCGATATACCTGGGAACTACCACCACAGAATTTGGAATTTAACCAAGATTTATTTCCCACTCCAAAAGATGGCTTAAAGGTCAAGTTTGGGATTCATCAACAGGCAGTTTAG
- a CDS encoding c-type cytochrome codes for MFKEFKGIKIAAISLVSILLVGFLGFLYLESTWAKPVFRTPQDAFIHGTIGTELAPLPVFQVLPDLFPDQFQPAGEAAGDWTQQFGFIKSKPGENEGLPVGFSISNYQPQSGKPSPVRFVGFSCALCHTSKIRRTPEDQGVIVTGMGSTTLDLFAWVDAFKTAILDEKRLTLENIAQAYEAKFQKPLGIIDKTVISFWLSTARSQVTATLPKWDAPYSGKDLRNSELEPIGPARTQPFKELVHFTMDRPGASDKSYSKLPSLYEQKNREWAQYDGSIKDRLSRSVLAAVAAGATPDNLLVPEISHNVTQAIEYTLDLQGPKYAEVFPEQAAKIDPQKVERGRAVYQQNCATCHGYRNQEDNSWIPGELQGQVVPIAAIKTDPERLKYRYYDELPDAVVNYFPEGHPFRPKRENIRPGPAGDTKGYINAPLESVFARAPYLHNGSVLTLAELINLKPRRNIVYRGDNVYDPVNVGLASPDAPDDQHYFKLDTSVKGNSNQGHDYPWPYHGTGWDKAALEDLLEYLKTL; via the coding sequence ATGTTTAAAGAGTTTAAAGGAATTAAGATTGCTGCTATCTCCCTTGTATCGATATTGCTAGTGGGGTTTCTCGGATTTTTATACCTAGAATCAACTTGGGCTAAACCCGTATTTCGGACACCCCAAGACGCATTTATCCACGGCACTATCGGTACTGAGTTAGCACCTTTACCAGTTTTTCAAGTGTTGCCAGATTTATTCCCTGACCAATTTCAGCCCGCAGGGGAAGCAGCTGGGGATTGGACACAGCAATTTGGATTTATCAAAAGTAAGCCGGGAGAAAACGAAGGCTTACCCGTAGGTTTTAGTATTTCCAACTATCAACCTCAATCGGGAAAGCCCTCCCCTGTCAGATTTGTTGGTTTTAGCTGTGCATTGTGTCATACATCGAAAATTAGAAGAACTCCTGAAGACCAGGGCGTAATTGTCACAGGTATGGGGAGTACAACATTAGACTTGTTTGCTTGGGTAGACGCATTTAAAACCGCCATTTTGGATGAAAAACGCCTTACCCTAGAAAACATCGCTCAAGCCTATGAAGCCAAGTTCCAAAAACCTCTAGGCATTATCGATAAAACCGTCATTAGTTTTTGGTTATCAACTGCACGAAGTCAAGTCACAGCCACACTACCTAAATGGGATGCTCCTTATAGTGGTAAAGACTTACGAAACTCCGAGTTAGAACCCATTGGCCCGGCTCGTACCCAACCTTTTAAAGAGTTGGTACACTTTACGATGGATCGCCCTGGTGCTTCTGATAAGTCTTATTCCAAGTTGCCATCATTGTACGAACAGAAAAATCGTGAGTGGGCGCAATATGACGGTAGCATTAAAGACCGCCTCAGCCGCAGCGTTTTAGCAGCTGTCGCAGCCGGAGCTACCCCAGATAACCTATTAGTACCGGAAATTTCCCATAACGTTACCCAAGCCATTGAATACACCCTGGACTTGCAAGGGCCGAAATATGCTGAAGTCTTTCCCGAACAGGCTGCAAAAATTGACCCCCAGAAAGTAGAACGTGGTCGTGCTGTCTATCAACAAAATTGCGCTACTTGTCATGGATATCGCAATCAAGAAGATAACAGTTGGATTCCTGGCGAACTCCAAGGGCAGGTTGTACCCATCGCCGCCATTAAAACCGACCCCGAACGCTTGAAATATCGCTATTACGATGAACTCCCAGATGCAGTAGTGAATTACTTTCCTGAAGGTCATCCTTTCCGACCCAAACGGGAAAACATCAGACCAGGCCCAGCCGGAGATACCAAAGGTTATATTAATGCTCCCTTGGAATCAGTATTTGCCCGCGCTCCCTACTTGCACAATGGCAGCGTCTTGACCTTAGCAGAACTAATTAATCTCAAACCCCGGCGCAACATTGTTTATCGCGGAGACAATGTTTACGACCCAGTAAACGTGGGCTTGGCATCACCAGACGCACCCGATGACCAACACTACTTTAAATTAGACACCAGCGTTAAAGGCAACTCCAACCAAGGACATGACTACCCCTGGCCTTATCACGGAACAGGTTGGGACAAAGCAGCACTAGAAGATTTATTAGAGTATCTCAAGACTCTTTAA